From Cellulomonas fimi ATCC 484, a single genomic window includes:
- a CDS encoding glycosyltransferase family 4 protein has product MRIVHVSDCFAPRTGGIESQVGDLAARQADRGHEVHVLTATLGTAGERGGIVDVEGGVHVHRLGARLPFDLPVNPAAGPRLLRAAFGDLRPDVVHVHAGVLSPFAFDGARLALDAGLPTAVTWHCMLDGTVPALRGAVRRTRWADAPVALSAVSSAAAARVRDVFDAPVAVVPNGLDLDAWAPCDDDPAVVHDDDAPVRLVSTMRLAPRKRAVPLVELVGAAARRLPRGRLHLSLIGSGPALGRVRSAVSAQGLDDVVDLRGRLPRPQVRAAYAHADVFLAPAELEAFGIAALEARTAGLAIVARRGTGIAEFVTDGVDGLLVTDDAEMTEAVVHLAKDGRLLAGIREHNRTVRPAFGWDDVLGAALAEYERARALR; this is encoded by the coding sequence GTGCGGATCGTCCACGTCTCCGACTGCTTCGCGCCGCGCACCGGCGGCATCGAGTCGCAGGTCGGTGACCTCGCCGCGCGGCAGGCCGACCGTGGGCACGAGGTCCACGTGCTGACGGCGACGCTCGGCACGGCGGGGGAGCGCGGGGGCATCGTCGACGTCGAGGGCGGGGTGCACGTCCACCGTCTGGGCGCGCGGCTGCCGTTCGACCTGCCCGTCAACCCGGCGGCCGGTCCGCGCCTGCTCCGCGCGGCGTTCGGGGACCTGCGGCCCGACGTGGTGCACGTGCACGCGGGCGTGCTGTCGCCGTTCGCGTTCGACGGCGCACGGCTCGCGCTCGACGCGGGCCTGCCGACGGCGGTCACGTGGCACTGCATGCTCGACGGCACCGTCCCGGCCCTCCGGGGTGCCGTCCGGCGGACGCGGTGGGCCGACGCCCCCGTCGCCCTGTCCGCGGTGAGCAGCGCGGCGGCGGCGCGCGTGCGGGACGTGTTCGACGCCCCGGTCGCGGTCGTCCCGAACGGCCTCGACCTCGACGCGTGGGCCCCGTGCGACGACGACCCTGCCGTGGTGCACGACGACGACGCGCCGGTCCGGCTCGTCTCGACCATGCGGCTCGCCCCGCGGAAGCGGGCCGTGCCTCTGGTCGAGCTCGTGGGCGCGGCCGCGCGCCGGCTCCCGCGGGGGCGCCTGCACCTGTCGCTCATCGGCTCGGGGCCCGCGCTGGGCCGGGTCCGCTCCGCTGTCTCCGCGCAGGGCCTCGATGACGTGGTCGACCTGCGCGGACGCCTGCCGCGCCCGCAGGTCCGGGCCGCCTACGCGCACGCGGACGTGTTCCTCGCGCCCGCGGAGCTCGAGGCGTTCGGGATCGCCGCGCTCGAGGCCCGCACCGCAGGGCTGGCGATCGTCGCCCGTCGCGGGACGGGCATCGCGGAGTTCGTCACCGACGGCGTCGACGGGCTGCTGGTGACGGACGACGCCGAGATGACCGAGGCCGTCGTGCACCTCGCGAAGGACGGCCGCCTGCTCGCCGGGATCCGGGAGCACAACCGCACGGTCCGGCCCGCGTTCGGGTGGGACGACGTGCTCGGGGCGGCGCTCGCCGAGTATGAGCGCGCCCGCGCGCTGCGCTGA
- the guaA gene encoding glutamine-hydrolyzing GMP synthase, which translates to MTQTPEPPSHRPVLVVDFGAQYAQLIARRVREANVYSEIVPHTASVADLLAKDPAAIILSGGPSSVYAAGAPFVDPSLFEAGVPVLGICYGFQAMAQALGGTVAQTGQREYGGTAVEVTDAGTVLAGSPEQQTVWMSHGDAVHAAPEGFDVLATSAGSPVAAFEDRERRLFGVQWHPEVKHSPLGQKALENFLYEGAGLAPDWNPGNVIAEQVERIRTQVGDARVICGLSGGVDSSVAAALVQRAVGDQLTCVFVDHGLLRSGEAEQVEKDFVDATGVQLKVVDARERFLHALAGHTDPETKRKIIGREFIRVFEDAAREVVEDAGAHGEAVKFLVQGTLYPDVVESGGGEGAANIKSHHNVGGLPDDLQFELVEPLRTLFKDEVRAVGLELGVPEAIVWRQPFPGPGLGIRIIGEVTAERLDVLRAADAIAREELTRAGLDREIWQCPVVLLADVRSVGVQGDGRTYGHPVVLRPVSSEDAMTADWTRLPYDVLATISTRITNEVPEVNRVVLDVTSKPPGTIEWE; encoded by the coding sequence GTGACCCAGACGCCTGAGCCACCGTCCCACCGCCCGGTCCTCGTCGTCGACTTCGGCGCCCAGTACGCGCAGCTCATCGCGCGGCGCGTGCGCGAGGCCAACGTCTACTCCGAGATCGTGCCCCACACGGCCTCCGTGGCGGACCTGCTCGCGAAGGACCCGGCGGCGATCATCCTGTCCGGCGGCCCGTCGTCCGTGTACGCGGCGGGCGCCCCGTTCGTCGACCCGTCGCTGTTCGAGGCCGGTGTGCCCGTGCTCGGCATCTGCTACGGCTTCCAGGCGATGGCGCAGGCCCTCGGCGGGACGGTCGCGCAGACGGGCCAGCGCGAGTACGGCGGCACCGCCGTCGAGGTCACCGACGCCGGCACCGTGCTCGCGGGCAGCCCCGAGCAGCAGACGGTCTGGATGAGCCACGGCGACGCCGTGCACGCCGCGCCCGAGGGGTTCGACGTCCTCGCGACGAGCGCCGGCAGCCCCGTCGCCGCGTTCGAGGACCGCGAGCGGCGCCTCTTCGGCGTGCAGTGGCACCCCGAGGTCAAGCACTCGCCGCTCGGCCAGAAGGCGCTCGAGAACTTCCTCTACGAGGGTGCGGGCCTCGCGCCCGACTGGAACCCCGGCAACGTCATCGCCGAGCAGGTCGAGCGGATCCGTACGCAGGTCGGCGACGCGCGCGTCATCTGCGGGCTGTCCGGCGGCGTGGACTCGTCCGTCGCGGCGGCGCTCGTGCAGAGGGCCGTCGGCGACCAGCTGACCTGCGTGTTCGTCGACCACGGGCTGCTGCGGTCCGGCGAGGCCGAGCAGGTCGAGAAGGACTTCGTCGACGCGACCGGCGTGCAGCTCAAGGTCGTCGACGCGCGCGAGCGGTTCCTGCACGCGCTCGCGGGCCACACCGACCCCGAGACCAAGCGCAAGATCATCGGCCGCGAGTTCATCCGCGTGTTCGAGGACGCGGCGCGCGAGGTCGTCGAGGACGCGGGCGCGCACGGCGAGGCTGTGAAGTTCCTCGTCCAGGGCACGCTCTACCCCGACGTCGTGGAGTCCGGCGGCGGCGAGGGGGCGGCGAACATCAAGTCGCACCACAACGTCGGCGGGCTGCCGGACGACCTGCAGTTCGAGCTCGTCGAGCCCCTGCGGACGCTGTTCAAGGACGAGGTGCGCGCGGTCGGCCTCGAGCTGGGCGTGCCCGAGGCGATCGTCTGGCGCCAGCCGTTCCCCGGCCCGGGCCTCGGCATCCGGATCATCGGCGAGGTCACCGCGGAGCGTCTCGACGTCCTGCGTGCCGCCGACGCGATCGCGCGCGAGGAGCTCACGAGGGCCGGCCTGGACCGCGAGATCTGGCAGTGCCCCGTCGTGCTGCTCGCGGACGTCCGCTCGGTCGGCGTGCAGGGCGACGGCCGCACCTACGGCCACCCCGTCGTGCTGCGGCCCGTGTCGTCCGAGGACGCCATGACGGCCGACTGGACGCGCCTGCCCTACGACGTCCTCGCGACGATCTCGACGCGCATCACGAACGAGGTGCCCGAGGTCAACCGGGTCGTCCTCGACGTGACGAGCAAGCCGCCGGGCACGATCGAGTGGGAGTGA
- a CDS encoding DUF3817 domain-containing protein, whose amino-acid sequence MSDSTATTTDPWVRKARGAAQRYRVLAWITGTMLLLLCVEMLLKYVLKVPGFTVEGDPRSEAARIIAMVHGWVYVVYLVTCFDLWSTMRWRLGRLLTLAAAGVVPVMSFVLERRVHREAVAAIDARA is encoded by the coding sequence GTGAGCGACAGCACGGCGACGACGACCGACCCCTGGGTCCGCAAGGCCCGCGGGGCGGCGCAGCGGTACCGGGTGCTCGCCTGGATCACGGGCACGATGCTGCTGCTCCTGTGCGTGGAGATGCTGCTCAAGTACGTCCTGAAGGTGCCCGGGTTCACCGTCGAGGGGGACCCGCGGTCCGAGGCCGCGCGCATCATCGCGATGGTGCACGGGTGGGTGTACGTGGTCTACCTCGTCACGTGCTTCGACCTGTGGTCGACGATGCGCTGGCGGCTCGGCCGCCTGCTCACGCTCGCGGCCGCGGGCGTCGTGCCCGTCATGTCGTTCGTGCTCGAGCGGCGCGTGCACCGCGAGGCCGTCGCGGCGATCGACGCGCGCGCCTGA